A part of Paenibacillus sp. 481 genomic DNA contains:
- the cydB gene encoding cytochrome d ubiquinol oxidase subunit II, producing the protein MLALNELWFILVAVLFIGFFFLEGFDFGVGMSTRFLARTDGERRVLINSIGPFWDANEVWLITAGGAMFAAFPNWYATLFSGYYTPFVVLLLALIARGVAFEFRGKGKTERWVKNWDHAIFFGSLLPPFLFGVVFAGLIKGLPIDGEMQMNAGLFDMVNGYTLVGGITVTMLCLVHGLMFTTLRTVGSLQERARQLGQKLLIPLAALLVLFGVMTYMMTDVFEVRGAILTGMAVAGVVAFVLAGFFMSKKRDGWAFGMTGTVIVLAVAAVFIGLFPRVMISSIDRAFDLTIHNAASGAYSLKIMTIVALTLLPFVLGYQIWSYIIFKKRVHEKGHLEH; encoded by the coding sequence ATGTTAGCGCTAAATGAGTTGTGGTTTATTCTTGTCGCTGTACTGTTCATAGGTTTCTTTTTCTTAGAGGGATTCGACTTCGGCGTCGGTATGTCAACGCGCTTCCTGGCGCGGACAGATGGGGAGCGTCGTGTACTTATTAATTCAATCGGCCCGTTCTGGGATGCGAATGAAGTGTGGCTAATAACCGCAGGCGGGGCAATGTTTGCTGCCTTCCCGAACTGGTATGCGACGTTGTTCAGCGGGTACTATACGCCTTTTGTCGTGCTGTTGCTCGCCTTGATCGCACGTGGAGTTGCCTTTGAGTTCCGTGGGAAGGGCAAGACAGAGCGTTGGGTTAAAAACTGGGACCACGCTATCTTCTTTGGCAGCTTGCTGCCGCCGTTCTTATTCGGGGTCGTCTTTGCGGGCTTAATCAAAGGGCTTCCGATTGATGGCGAGATGCAAATGAATGCTGGATTGTTCGATATGGTGAACGGCTACACACTCGTTGGTGGCATCACGGTGACAATGCTTTGCCTTGTGCATGGGTTAATGTTTACGACGCTTCGCACGGTCGGCAGCTTGCAAGAGCGGGCGCGTCAGCTTGGACAGAAGCTACTTATTCCGTTAGCGGCATTACTTGTCCTGTTCGGTGTCATGACATACATGATGACGGATGTGTTTGAAGTTCGAGGCGCTATTTTGACGGGTATGGCGGTTGCGGGTGTGGTGGCGTTTGTACTTGCAGGTTTCTTTATGTCGAAGAAGCGAGATGGTTGGGCTTTTGGTATGACAGGTACGGTTATTGTATTAGCAGTAGCAGCGGTATTTATCGGCCTGTTCCCACGGGTGATGATCAGTTCCATTGATCGTGCATTTGACTTAACGATTCATAACGCGGCTTCTGGGGCTTACTCGCTGAAAATAATGACGATTGTGGCGCTTACGCTGCTGCCGTTCGTACTTGGTTATCAAATTTGGAGCTATATTATTTTCAAGAAACGCGTTCATGAGAAAGGACATCTGGAGCACTGA
- a CDS encoding cytochrome ubiquinol oxidase subunit I: MDLDMVMLSRIQFAATTIFHFIFVPISIGLAFLIAIMQTMYVVKGEEKYKKMTKFWGKLFLINFAVGVVTGILQEFQFGMNWSNYSRFVGDVFGAPLAIEALLAFFMESTFIGIWIFGWDRLSKKVHLACIWLVSFGTMMSAFWILVANSFMQRPVGFEMNNGRAEMNDFFALITNGQMLVEYPHTVFSALATGAFLIAGVSAWKLLKRQDFDFFKKSFQISIVIALITSLLVALFGHEQAQYLVKTQPMKMAASEGLWETSTDPAPWTVFAAIDPEKQENTAELKIPYLLSFLSYSKFSGEVKGMKEIQAEYEQQYGPGNYIPPVRTTFWSFRIMVGCGTAMILLAMYGVYLSARKKLERPNKWFMRMMVVGIFLPHIANASGWIMTEIGRQPWTVFGLMRTEDSISPNVSSGEVLFSLVSFTGMYTILGIVLVTLFLRVIKKGPSALDKVETTMNDPYDKEGQHVSAK, encoded by the coding sequence ATGGATTTAGACATGGTTATGCTGTCACGTATTCAGTTTGCAGCGACAACGATTTTTCACTTTATTTTCGTGCCGATTTCAATCGGATTGGCATTTCTTATTGCAATTATGCAAACGATGTACGTTGTCAAAGGAGAAGAGAAGTACAAAAAGATGACGAAGTTCTGGGGCAAGCTGTTTCTCATTAACTTCGCTGTCGGTGTTGTTACCGGTATCCTACAAGAGTTTCAGTTCGGGATGAACTGGTCGAATTACTCTAGATTTGTTGGGGACGTGTTTGGTGCGCCGTTGGCGATCGAGGCGCTGCTAGCCTTTTTCATGGAGTCTACTTTTATTGGTATATGGATATTTGGTTGGGATCGGTTATCGAAAAAGGTTCATCTCGCGTGTATTTGGCTCGTATCGTTCGGGACGATGATGTCAGCATTTTGGATCTTGGTAGCAAACTCATTTATGCAAAGACCAGTCGGCTTTGAAATGAATAATGGTCGGGCAGAAATGAATGATTTCTTCGCCTTAATTACGAACGGTCAGATGCTAGTCGAGTACCCGCATACCGTATTCTCGGCCTTGGCGACAGGAGCATTTCTGATTGCGGGCGTGAGTGCATGGAAGCTGTTGAAGCGACAAGACTTCGATTTCTTTAAAAAGTCATTCCAAATCAGTATCGTCATCGCGTTGATCACTTCTTTGTTAGTCGCGTTGTTCGGTCATGAGCAAGCCCAGTATTTAGTGAAGACACAGCCGATGAAAATGGCAGCGAGTGAAGGCTTATGGGAAACAAGTACAGATCCGGCGCCGTGGACGGTGTTCGCGGCTATCGATCCAGAGAAGCAGGAAAATACGGCTGAACTCAAAATTCCATACTTGCTTAGCTTCTTGTCTTATAGCAAGTTCTCCGGCGAAGTAAAAGGTATGAAGGAAATTCAAGCCGAATATGAGCAGCAGTATGGTCCGGGCAACTACATTCCTCCGGTACGCACAACGTTCTGGAGCTTCCGCATCATGGTTGGCTGCGGGACAGCGATGATTCTGCTGGCGATGTACGGCGTTTATTTATCGGCACGCAAGAAGTTGGAGCGGCCTAACAAATGGTTTATGCGCATGATGGTAGTCGGTATTTTCCTGCCGCATATTGCAAATGCATCTGGTTGGATTATGACGGAGATCGGTCGTCAGCCATGGACAGTGTTCGGGTTGATGCGCACCGAGGATAGTATATCGCCGAATGTTAGCTCAGGCGAAGTGTTATTTTCACTTGTTTCGTTTACGGGCATGTATACGATTTTGGGCATAGTGCTCGTAACACTATTTTTACGGGTCATTAAAAAAGGGCCGAGCGCACTGGATAAGGTTGAAACAACAATGAATGATCCGTATGACAAGGAGGGACAACATGTTAGCGCTAAATGA